DNA sequence from the Candida dubliniensis CD36 chromosome 5, complete sequence genome:
agttggtattgatttcttttctctcGACTCCGCTTTTTTGTTAGTTGTTAGtcaagttgttgtttttcattattaaataataataataataattactAGTTGTTATTCATTATTCATTATTCATTATCCGAGGcatcaaatatttctttttatattcttttaaGTTTgctctctttttttttttttttttttttataccCCTCCTTTACAACAGTTTTGGGTGTATTGAACTAtctaattctaataataataatcatcataataatcacaagaaaaatcaacaacaacacaacaacatcacTCTTATCGAAATTGACAAAGTATCTAATAAACACGGAGCcgataaaaaaaaaaaaccaaccaaccaaacaaaactaaaactaaaactaaaactaataCTAAAACTATAAAACCTACAAAATTGCTTTTTATTTAGGAGTTTCCCTTTATTTTTACTCCTTTGCGTTAGTGTAAATCAATGAATAAGTTTAATTTAAACTCCGCTACAATAATAGAAATGTCTCGAGAGAgactaacaacaacaatagatGTTATGAATTTAAAGTTTAGTAATTAAAATTCTTCGAGAGTatgaaagagaaagaaattacTTGGTTAGTAGGAGAGGGTTGGTTatgttgatttgtttttattattgatctAGATTTgtaaaagacaaaaaagtgggacaatttttttttttgaagacATAGCAAAGCAAAGCAAAGTGGATAGATAGAGAGGTTGTGAAAAtgtggaaaaaaaaaactccGTTCTCCGATAAATGCATGCATATTTgtcactactactactactactactactttgCAAAAAGAGATTggttaattaattatttaccaataacaataacaacaacaacaacagccGAGTAAATTGAATAAGTAAATAGGTAGCGAATAATTTGTTAGTATTGAAGAATAAGTGTAGTAAATATAACCTGATactatttatatatttattgtcacattcattcattatttcaaatcataaGATTTTTAATTGTCCCCTTTGTTTCTGTCGTATCGTATCATCatctcctcctcctcctcctcatCCTCCCCATCCTATCCCATCATCTCTCCACCCCATCATCTCTCCACTACCAAAATCTATATCGTCATCTCTATCATCGTAAGATATTAATATAAACtgacacacacacaaaagGAATAGgtattcttcttcttcttcttcctttgTGCTctatataaattaaatttttttttttaaaaaaacaaacccTATCCTTCAacttttcaaatttcaCAGCAATAAcactaataataacaacaacagctatataaaaaaaaggaaatgaAATAGCTGGCGAAAATCAAGGGCAAGCGCCtccgaaaaaaaaaaaaagagtcATCCGAGAGACATGCAAGTTTAATGAAGATcaaattgaagatgattagaattcatcaaatgacaacaacaacaacctaTTATTTGTGTAATTTATGCCACCAAATAAGGAAAtgtaagtaagtaagtaagtaagtagacaagttaaacaaaaagaacCACAAGCCtccgaaaaaaaaaaaaaaaaaaaaataaataaaccaaaacaaatcGGTTCCGGTTTTTTcctattgaaaaaagattttCGAGTTACGACATTTTTcctgtttctttttgttaGCGTTATTGTTAGCGTTAGcgttattgttattgttaaagTTAAAATATTATCCGAGGTGTATAAGTGTGGCATAATGTTAGAATAtatgtgtttttttttttcaacccTTGCATTTATGAAGAGATGTTAAACGGGAATCGGAATTTCAACCGagtaaataaataaataaagaaagagaCAGAGAGAACTCCGAAAATTGAAGGTTGAAGtattcttgttttgtttCCTTCCTCCACATTTATACacaaaaaaggaaaaaaaaaatttttttgtactTGATTTGTGGTGTACAAATAAGTAGTCAAACCTTATAGTGTATCTAGTATGTAATGAATGAAGAAGTAATAAATATCTATAAAACAACATTCAACTTAGGTTAGAGAAGAAAACTTGTTTGATTTCTAATGTCAcaagagaagaagaagaacaagaacaagaactGGAGACCGTGCCCttcttaaaaaaaaaaaaaaaaatgaggagaaaaaaaaaaaaaaaatccaacCATCTTATATGCAGTACATCCGAGAGGCGAGGACGATGAGCAGTAACAGTAGCAGTAGCAGAAGCAGAAGACTGTGATTAACAATGAAATGTCTCTCACTCTCTCACTCTCTCTCACATGTGCGACATTTCCCctcaaaaaaacaattttttcttttctttttctttttctttttttcgGTTTTCGGTGTTGTCaattttgcaacaattTGCTCTTTGTCTTGTCTTGTCTTGTGTTGTCTTGTCTTGTGTTGGATTTAATATCGGAAAGACGAGGAAGAGGAGAACTTAGtgtttctttctctcttaAACTTTAAACTCCTCCTTCCTTCATAACCCTCCCTTCCCCCCTCCGCCCCTCCAACCAACCAATGTACAAACAATAGAAGACTAaactttctcttttttattttatttttatctttctttctttttatctttttatCCCGAGCATATTTCACATTTCACATTTCACATTTcacaatatatatatatacttcTACAAATCATCTCCTGccaaaaatatttttatttctatttccCTTTTTCACCTTCTTCCCCTTcttaatatataaatttattctaattattatttattcaatcATGTCTGACTTATTATCTTATTCTATTATGAATAACaacactactactactacttccacaaataacaaatatCATTCAAATCATACTAAAACTGTATTACCACCAATATCATCTATTACTAATCAATTACCTCCACTAGGGTCTATTATTACATCTCCAATTAGACCTTCAACcattaacaacaattccaatattaatttacctacattaaatcaatactaTGATAGATCATacactactactacctccaccaccaccacaaacAATGGTTTAACAACTCCTTCTCCACCTCCATTAAAATATTCttatagtaataataatcttaCTGAAGCTAATTTATctaaatttgaaacttCAAGAAATTGTCATGGATTAGGATTATTAAGTTCAGCAGTattatatcaacaacaaaataattgttcaacttcatcatcttcatcatcttcatcaccTAATGGATTAACATTAGTTACTCCTCCACCTTCATTAACATCAAgaacttcttcaatttcttctatttCAACTCCATCATCTCCTCATATAAATGATATATCTATTACAAAAACCTCAACAATCACACCAACAACCTCAAAAACCTCAAAAACTTCAACAATTATACCAACATCAAAGAATCAATGTCAAGTTCCAACTAAAAGAAGACAAAGATTAGGTCCATCATGTGATTCTTGTCGAATTCGTAAAGTTAAATGTGACGctgaaattcaaatcattaatgaagaaactattattaatgaatattGTTTACaagttgatgaaattaatgaaatcaaatctggtaaaaaaaaattattattatcatcatcatcatcaacaacaacatcatcaacatcatctaATTGTTTAGAAAATGGTGGgactactactactactaataacaataataaagcaataaaaattgaattaatttataGTCATGggaaatttattaaatttaaaagttgtcaaaattgtatttataaattaaatgttgattgttgttttaaaaaTGGTTATACTAAAGAAGATATTTTacataataaaaaattgaaaatttttcatccTGTTACTACtaccaataccaataccaataccaccaccatcaacagtaatagtaatagtaatagtaatagtggtggtggtggtggtagtaaaagaattatgaaaaagaaattacaaaaatgatagaagaagatttacTCTTCtatattctattttttttttctgcaTTCATTCATATGTTTATTCATATCTTCATTCATATGTTCATctattcattcatttattcatttattcatatattcattttggttttattattattattgttttaattctttgttaatttccataccaaaaaagaaaaaagaaaaagaaaaggttTATATccttcatttttttttaaaaaaaggGGAATATAATTATGGTTATGGTTTGAGGTTTGAGGTTTGAGGTTTGAGGtttatttcttcatttattattgatatttatatttatatttatattgattcatttgttttttagagaaagaaagagaaagttagatagatagatagatagatagaaacaaattatCCAGCTGGAACTGGAACAACacattaaaaaaaaaaaaaaggggacTTATTCCCCatattttgtattttatattttgtattttatattttgtattttatattttatattttgtattttatatatatatatttaataattgttacTATcatattactattactactattatcactaataatataatatgttgtgttttgttttgttttgtttggtttggtttggtttggccctttcttttttgtaaatatattatGTTTTCTGTTGTTATAACAAACCTTTTAACattgacaaaaaaatacaagTTTATGTAggttattaatattatcttATCCccataatcatcatcatcaaaaacctgtcacaacaacaacaacaacaacaacaacaacaacaacaacacaatATGATATGATGGTTTTTGTTGAAGGGACTAACCGTGGGAATCTCCACCACCCACCAACACCATCACCACAACAACTATCACAACCGCCGtcggaaaaaaaaaaaaaaaaagaaacgaCCGTTTTATACGTGTGTTCGTGTGTGTGTGCGTAGTGTTTACACGATAAAACTGGATATGGTGGTGGCTTTAAACCCCCCGCCTatctacaacaacaacagccCCCCCTTCCCAAAAGTCCGCCATAATTTCCCCTCCTTCTTTTCTCTCCATTCCCCCTCCCGCCTAAACAGAACAAATAATacttcaaaataaaatttacattaattaaaatattatattttcttACAAGTTTCTATAATATTGAACTTATATTATGAGGTAGTTAGATAAACCAGACTTATCTCAG
Encoded proteins:
- a CDS encoding sterol uptake protein, putative (Similar to S. cerevisiae SUT1;~In S. cerevisiae: involved in induction of hypoxic gene expression) is translated as MSDLLSYSIMNNNTTTTTSTNNKYHSNHTKTVLPPISSITNQLPPLGSIITSPIRPSTINNNSNINLPTLNQYYDRSYTTTTSTTTTNNGLTTPSPPPLKYSYSNNNLTEANLSKFETSRNCHGLGLLSSAVLYQQQNNCSTSSSSSSSSPNGLTLVTPPPSLTSRTSSISSISTPSSPHINDISITKTSTITPTTSKTSKTSTIIPTSKNQCQVPTKRRQRLGPSCDSCRIRKVKCDAEIQIINEETIINEYCLQVDEINEIKSGKKKLLLSSSSSTTTSSTSSNCLENGGTTTTTNNNNKAIKIELIYSHGKFIKFKSCQNCIYKLNVDCCFKNGYTKEDILHNKKLKIFHPVTTTNTNTNTTTINSNSNSNSNSGGGGGSKRIMKKKLQK